The genomic segment AACCTCTCAAAAACCAACCGCCGTGATCGAAGCGGAGTCGCGTTTTTATCGCGAGATCAACGCGAACGTTCATCGCGGCATCCATACCTTTAGCGAACAAGCAACCACCGCCTATGAAGCGGCGCGGGTCAAGGTGAAAACCTTCATCAACGCCGCCCACGCCAGCGAAATTATTTTTGTCCGTAACACAACGGAGGCGATCAACCTTGTCGCCTATGCGTGGGGGTTGGCGAATCTCCATGCGGGCGATGTGATCCTTGTCTCGGAGATGGAACACCACGCGAACATCGTCCCCTGGCAGATTGTCGGCGGGATGCGCGGGGCGGTGGTGCGCCCAATTCCAATCACGGCGGAGGGGCAGATTGACCTGAACGCCTACCACCGCGTGCTAAACGAGGGACGGGTGCGCGTTGTCGCTGTGACGCATGTCTCGAATGTGTTGGGGACGATCACGCCCATTAATGAGATGATCGCAGCGGCAAAACGGGTAGAGGCGCTGACCGTTGTTGATGCCGCCCAAAGCGCCCCCCATATGGCGCTCGATGTCCAAGCCATGGGCGCTGATTTCGTCGCCTTTTCGGGGCATAAGATGTGCGCCCCAACAGGGATTGGCGTCCTGTATGGGCGGCGCGAACGGTTGGCGGCGATACCCCCCTTCCTCGGTGGGGGGAGTATGATTAAGGAGGTGCGTTTTAGCGGGACAACCTTTGCCGAAGCGCCGCAAAAATTTGAGGCGGGAACGCCGAACATTGCTGGCGCGGTGGGGCTAGGGGCAGCCATTGATTACCTGACCGCGCTCGACATGGCAGCGATCCATGCCCATGAAGTGACGTTGATCGAACACGCCATAGCGCGGTTGAAGGCGGTTCCCGGTGTGCAAGTGTACGGTCCCCCCGCCGATCAGCGTGCGGGCTTGGTCGCCTTCACCTTGACGGGCGTCCACCCGCATGATGTGGCGGCGGGCTTGGATAACGCGGGGATCGCCGTGCGTGCCGGACACCACTGCGCGATGCCGCTCCATGAGAAATTTGGGCTGGCGGCGACAATCCGCGCCAGTTTTTACCTCTACAACACGCTGGCTGAGGCGGATGCCCTTGCCGAGGCAGTCGAAAAAGTGCGGGCGTTCTTCGTCCGCTAGGGAGTACCTGAACGATGGATATGTACCACGAAGTGATCCTTGATCACTACCATGATCCCCGTAATTGGGGCGTCCTTGAGCCGGCGGATATTGACCACGAGGAAAAAAATCCTCTGTGTGGTGACCGGCTGCGGCTGACGCTGCGCGTTACCGATGGGGTGATCGCGGCGGTGGGCTGGTCTGGCGAGGGCTGTGCGATTAGCCGTGCGGCGGCATCCATGTTGGGGGAACTGCTTCCGGGCAAAACGCTTGCCGAAGTGCAGCAGATCAGCAAAGAGGATGTCTTAGAAATGGTCGGGATTCCGCTTGGTCCCGTGCGGCTGAAGTGCGCCTTGCTCTCTTTGAAAACGCTGAAAATTGGCGCATATGGGTTGGCTGGTTGGCATGCTGACGAATGAGTATAAACGTCGAAACCTACCCAAAGGCAAGGCTGCTCTGTGACTCACACCACCGCCAAGACATTTTTGAACCGCAAACGAACTGTCCAACAGCAGCGCGAACGCTTGGGGCAGTGGTCACTATGGGAGTGTGATCCCGCCACACTCCGGCGCATGGCGACGGAAGTCCAGCAAGAACAGACAAAAATTGCCGAGATGCTGGCGCTTGCCGAGAAGGAATTCGACCAATATATTGCGGTGGGTGACCCGCTGACGGTGGAGACGCTCCGCCGCGATGTGCGGGCGTTAGGGCGGGCATGGGATCATCTGGCGGCGAAGGCGCGGTTGATCGAAACAATCCTCCAGCAAAAAGGGCTTGACGAACGGATTGTTCGTTTGGGAAAGCGCCTCGGCATTGATGACCTCACCGCCTACCTTCGCTGGCTGCGGGTGATCACCCTTGCCCTGAGCCTGATCGCCGTCACCGCCACACTGATCCCGCTCGCCTTTAGCGAGACCTTTCATACGCTAGACCGCATAAACCTGATCTGCTCGCTCATCCTCAGTGGGGAGTTCGTGTTTCGCTTGGCGCTGGTCAGCGAACGGAGGTCGTATTTCGTCCGCCGCGCCCTCGATATTTTTCTTTCGCTGCCGCTTGTGGCGCTAACGGCGGGGTTTCCCGATCTCACCTTTCTCATGCGCCTGTTCACCCTACTGCGCATGGGGCGGCTGTTGCGGCTTCTGTTGGGAGAACGGAAGGATCGCATTGCCGGCGTGCGGTTCCTCCGCTCGCCAGAGTTCGCCCTGCTTCAACGGGCGCTCTTAGTTGGGCTGGCGTTGGTCATTGTAGCGGCTGTTGCCCTGCGGGGGATTGAAGGCTATGGGGGGGAATTCAACAATTTTAATGATAACCTTTGGTGGGGAATCAAGGTTGTCCTGACGGCGAACGTTGACAGCAACCCCGAAACATTGATCGGGCGGGCGCTCACGGTGGCGATTTTGGTCCTAGGGGTGGCAGCGACAGGTATTTTAATTGCCACAATCACCACCGTTCTGGTCAATCTCTCCGAAGAATCCAGCGGGGACGATCAGCAGCAGGACGCCATAGCCGAATCGATCACGGCGATCCGCGCCCAACTTGACCTCCTCACCGAGACACGGCAAACGGCGGCACGCGCCCTTACCGAGGGCGTCCACCGTCTGACAACGGCAGATCATGCCCCCGAAGCAATGATTGAAGGAGTCGTCAGCGATTTGGTCAGCAATCTGGCGTGTCTAAGCGCAGCCCTCTACACGCTTGATGAGGGTGGGCGTGAAGCCGTGCGGCTGACGAGTGCGGGCGATCCGACCCTAACCCCGCCGGAGCGCGTCGCCTTTGATAGCGGACTCATTGGGCGGGCGGCTGCCCTTGCCCGACGGGGGAGCGACCAGCCCGCGCCGATCATGGAGAAAGAACCGATGCCGCTCGCTGATGGTATTGCTTTTGCTTTTCCCTTGTTCGTGCGGGGGGGGGTAGCCACCCGCAGCCGCGTACATGGGATGGGCGTCCTTCATGTGGTTATCCCACAAGCGCACGCCCGGGATGCGTTGATCACGGGGTTTATCGGCATTACGGGGAACGCCCTTGCCCAGTACCTCTATACCCGTGACCGAGACGAACGGCACGCCGCGCTTTTGGCAAACATTGCTGATATGCAAACGACCTTAGAGACGGTGACAACAACCCTAGAGTACCGCAAGCTCTTGTTTGTCATTGCCTCTGGCGCAGCGACAACACTGGACAGCGCCATGAGCAAAGTTATGCTCCGCGAACTAGACGAGGATGGCACACCCTGTTTGCGTGGGGTGGCATGGCACGGCATG from the Anaerolineales bacterium genome contains:
- a CDS encoding cysteine desulfurase is translated as MTTFQTAPMVNERMAAARTDFPILQREVRPGVPLIYLDSGATSQKPTAVIEAESRFYREINANVHRGIHTFSEQATTAYEAARVKVKTFINAAHASEIIFVRNTTEAINLVAYAWGLANLHAGDVILVSEMEHHANIVPWQIVGGMRGAVVRPIPITAEGQIDLNAYHRVLNEGRVRVVAVTHVSNVLGTITPINEMIAAAKRVEALTVVDAAQSAPHMALDVQAMGADFVAFSGHKMCAPTGIGVLYGRRERLAAIPPFLGGGSMIKEVRFSGTTFAEAPQKFEAGTPNIAGAVGLGAAIDYLTALDMAAIHAHEVTLIEHAIARLKAVPGVQVYGPPADQRAGLVAFTLTGVHPHDVAAGLDNAGIAVRAGHHCAMPLHEKFGLAATIRASFYLYNTLAEADALAEAVEKVRAFFVR
- a CDS encoding iron-sulfur cluster assembly scaffold protein, encoding MDMYHEVILDHYHDPRNWGVLEPADIDHEEKNPLCGDRLRLTLRVTDGVIAAVGWSGEGCAISRAAASMLGELLPGKTLAEVQQISKEDVLEMVGIPLGPVRLKCALLSLKTLKIGAYGLAGWHADE
- a CDS encoding GAF domain-containing protein; the encoded protein is MTHTTAKTFLNRKRTVQQQRERLGQWSLWECDPATLRRMATEVQQEQTKIAEMLALAEKEFDQYIAVGDPLTVETLRRDVRALGRAWDHLAAKARLIETILQQKGLDERIVRLGKRLGIDDLTAYLRWLRVITLALSLIAVTATLIPLAFSETFHTLDRINLICSLILSGEFVFRLALVSERRSYFVRRALDIFLSLPLVALTAGFPDLTFLMRLFTLLRMGRLLRLLLGERKDRIAGVRFLRSPEFALLQRALLVGLALVIVAAVALRGIEGYGGEFNNFNDNLWWGIKVVLTANVDSNPETLIGRALTVAILVLGVAATGILIATITTVLVNLSEESSGDDQQQDAIAESITAIRAQLDLLTETRQTAARALTEGVHRLTTADHAPEAMIEGVVSDLVSNLACLSAALYTLDEGGREAVRLTSAGDPTLTPPERVAFDSGLIGRAAALARRGSDQPAPIMEKEPMPLADGIAFAFPLFVRGGVATRSRVHGMGVLHVVIPQAHARDALITGFIGITGNALAQYLYTRDRDERHAALLANIADMQTTLETVTTTLEYRKLLFVIASGAATTLDSAMSKVMLRELDEDGTPCLRGVAWHGMDDVLGASLYTKMGEGLSGLCAQTGSPVKSSNLLTDQRVTTRSSQALRSGMRSELCVPIRAQGELLGVLSVMSREHKRFSPEEETLLGMLAGQAGAAILNARAYGEGEAA